GGACAAGATGGGCATCAAGGCTGCCGACCTGGACCTCGTGGAGGCCAATGAGGCCTTCGCCTCCCAGTCCCTGGCCGTCTGCAAGGACCTGGGCCTGGATCCCGAGAAGACCAACGTGAACGGTGGCGCCATCGCCATCGGCCACCCCGTGGGTGCCTCCGGCGCCCGCATCGCTGTGACCCTGCTCCACGAGCTGCGCCGCCGCAAGGGCAAGCTGGGTCTGGCCACTCTCTGCATCGGTGGCGGCCTGGGCACCGCCCTCGTCATCGAAGCCTGCTACTGATTCCACCCAAACCCTCCCCTTTTCGAGGAAAAACCATGTCCGATCTTTCCAACAAGGTCATCCTGACTGTTGCCCACACCGGCGCCTGGCCCAAGAAGACCGACACCCCCTACGTCCCCCTGACCCCCAAGGAGATCGCCGCGGACGTCCTCGCCTGCGAGAAGGCCGGTGCCTCCGTCTCCCACATCCACGTGCGCGATGACAACAGCAACGCCTGCATGGACTTCGACAAGTTCAAGGAGGCCGTGGACCTCATCCGCGCCGCCGGCAGCAACATGGTGCTGAACCTGACCACCTCCGGTGGCCTGGGCCTGACCGACGAGATCCGTCAGAAGCCCTTCGTCGAGCTGCGCCCCGAGATGGCCTCCTACGACTGCGGCACCATGAACTGGCAGCACAGCGGCATCTTCGAGAACAGCCCCCGCTTCCTCGAGTCCACCGCCGTAAAGATGCGCGAGTGCAACGTCAAGGCTGAGATCGAGATCTTCGACATCAGCTGGATCTACAACGCCACCTACCTTCTGAAGAAGGGCTTCCTCCAGGGGCCCCAGCACTTCCAGTTCGTGATGGGCGCCGCCAACGGTATCCCCGCCACCGTTGAGAACCTCTGCCTCCTGGTCCGCAACCTGCCCCAGGGCCAGGGCCACACCTGGTCCGCCTTCGGCATCGGCCAGATGCACCTGCCCATCATCGCCGCCTCCATCGCCCTGGGCGGTCACGTCCGCATCGGCATGGAAGACAACATCTTCCTGTCCAAGGGCGTCCTGGCCGAGTCCAACGTCCAGTTCGTCGAGCGCACCAAGAAGATCATCGAGGCCCTGGGCAAGGAAGTCGCCACTCCCGATGAGGCTCGCCAGATCCTTGGCATCAAGAAGTAAGCACCCTGCAGGCGCCTTGCTCCTGCAGAACACCAAGGCCCCGGCTGCAGCCGGGGCCTTTCCTTTGGTTGACCCCATCCCCCCGGCCATGGGTCAATGAAGTAGAGGGGTACGATCTTGAGGGCGAAGAAGAAGGCGGCAAAAAGCAGCAGGAAACCCCTTTGGAAGCGAGCTCTCAAGGTATGCGGCTACGCCGTGGCCGCTTGGTTCGTGGGCACCGTCCTGATCGTCCTCCTGCTGCGCTGGGTGCCCATCCCCGTCTCCGCCCTCATGGTGGAGCGGGAAGTGGGCTCCTGGTTCAGCGGCAGACCCCATGAGATCCATCACCACTGGGTCTCTCTCGACGAGATCCAGCCCAGCATGGGGGTGGCGGTCGTCGCCGCCGAGGACCAGAACTTCGCGGAGCACTTCGGCTTCGACTGGAAGGCCATCGAGAAGGCCATGGCCCACAACGAGCGCAGCAAAAAGAAGCGGGGCGCCTCCACCGTCTCCCAGCAGACTGCCAAGAACATCTTCCTCTGGGAGTCCCGTTCCTGGGTCCGCAAGGGCTTCGAGGTCTACTTCACCCTGCTCATCGAGACCCTCTGGTCCAAGCGCCGCATCCTGGAGGTCTACCTCAACAGTGTGGAATTCGGGGACAGCGTCTACGGGGTCGAGGCGGCCTCCCGCCAGTTCTTCCACAAGCCGGCAAGCCGCCTCAGGCCCTCGGAAGCGGCCCTCCTCGCCGCCGTCCTGCCCAATCCCCACCGCTTCCGGGTCGAGGCCCCCAGCGGCTATGTGCGCTCACGCCAGAGCTGGATCCTCCACCAGATGGGCAACCTGGGGGGAGCCGAGTACATCAGAGAGCTCTGAGCCCGGTGTGTCTCCAAGCCCGCTCAGGCCGGGCTCGGGGAGCAGGGGAGATGGGGGGCACGCCCTACCCCCTGGTGGCCAGCAGATGCCCGATGGCCACCGCCGCAGCATCGGCGGCATCTGTGGGGAGGGGCTCCTTCAAGCTGAGGAGGACCTGCACCATCTTCCCCACCTGGGTCTTGTCCGCCCATCCGTAGCCGCTGACGGCCTTCTTCACCTGCATGGGATTGTAGTCCCCCACGGGCAGGCCGTGCAGGCCGGCCGTCAGGAGAATGCCCCCCCGTATCTGACCAAGCTTGAGGGCCGTGGCGGCGTTCTTCTCCACGAAGGGCGACTCCACCGCCATGAACTGGGGGCGATGGAGTTCGATGGCCTCCGTCAGCCTCCTGTGGATCCCCAGAATCCGCTGGTCGAAGTCGGCCCCCCGGGGGGAGCGTATGACTCCGGCCTCCACCAACTCAAGGCGGGAGCCCAGACGCGAGACCACGGCCCACCCACAGGCGAGAGAGCCCGGATCGACGCCCATGCAGAGCGCCGGCCGGGCATTGGATCCCTGGATCATGCCGCTCAGAGCCGCTCGACGCGGATCTCGGTCCGACCGGACTTGGCCTTGGGGGCAGGCGCTTCGGCAGCGTCCCGACGGGAGCTCTCCTCGCGCCGCGGGGCCTCCTCACGGCGGGGCGCCTCTTCGCGCCGGGGCGCCTCGGCCCTGCGGGGGGCCTCGGGAGCCCTCTCAGGCCGTGGGGCGGGTGCGGGCTTTGCCGCAGGAACGGGTGCCACCGGTTTGCCCGCCCACTGCACCCCCACCTGCTTGATGCGGTCCACCAGCCGCTGGGGCTCCAGCACCTGGAGACCATCCCCGAACTGCATGCACCAGCGGGCCACTGCCCGGAGATCCGTAGCCGTGAAGCTCACCAGGGCCTTCCCTTCCTCCTGTTCCTGCAGAGTGAAGGCAGGGAAGGGCATGGGAGCCTGGCGCACAGCGAAGATCCACTGCTTCAGGAGGACAGCCTTGACCTGGATGGGCTCACCCCCAAGCCAGCCGCCGATCTGGTTGGCCGCCACCCCCTCGGGGTAGGGTCCCTGGGCTGAGCGGCCCAGCCCCTCGACGGGGTTCACCTCGACCAGGAGATCCAGGCGGTGGTGACGCTCAGCGTTGTAGCGGCGATCCCAGCCCCAGACGTACCAGCCCTGGCTGAGGGCTTCGTAGGATAGCTGACGGGGCTCGAAGGTTCGCGGGGGATTGGCCTCGGCATCTGCGAAGAGGAGCTCCACGGCACGGCCACCCTGGATCGCCTCCAGGAGGGCCGCAGCCATGGGCGGGAGCAGCCCCGCGGCCTCGCCCAAGGACCCGGCTTCGACAGCCTGGGGGACAGCGGGAACAGCGGCGGCTTCGATCGGTTCAACGGCCTCGGCAACCTTGGACTTGCGGGGCCTTGCAGGAGTCTTCCGGGCCTTGGGGGTCGGCGTGGGCTCAGGTTCGGGCTGGACCGCAGCCTCTGCCTTCACTTCCAGCTCAGGGTCGGGGGTCGTGGTCTTCTTGGTGCTGCGGCGTGGGGCCATGGCGGTCTTCTCCGGATTCATGATCAACCAAGGATGGCTGTGGCGTCTATTCCCGAGGCCTATTCGGCCTCCATGGCGGCGGCCAGGACCGGTACAACCTGCTTCTTCCGGGATACGACCCCCGGGAGGTGAGCCCGCCCGTCCTCGGTCTCCACCTGGAAGGCCTTGGCCACCAGATCTCCGGCTTCACCGGTGAAGAGCAGTTCGGAACCCTGACTCAGGATGTCGGTGACCAGGAGCAGGAGGAGGTGATAACCGGCCTTGGCGCAGTACTGGTCCATGTACTCCACCAGTGCACTGCGGACGGCATCGAGTCCCGAATCCCCCATGGTGTAGACCTGGGCAATGGCGACCCGGTGTTTGGGGAAACGGAACTCCTTGATGTCCTGGGCCAGGATCTCCTGGGGCGTCCTGCCGATGAGCGTCGAGCCGGCCCGGAACATGGCCGTGGCGAAGTCGGGGATGTCGATGCCGGCGATGTCCGCCAGACGTTCGGCCGTGAGGCGATCCGTATAGGTGGCGGTGGGGGACTTGAACTGGAGGGTGTCCGAGAGGATCGCGGCGCAGAGGATGCCTGCGATGCTCCGGGTGGGCCGGATGCCGGCCTCGAAGTAGAGATTGGCCACGATGGTGGAGGTGCTGCCCACCGGCTCGTTCTTGAAGTAGATGGGCTTGTTGGTCTGGATGTCCCCCAGACGGTGGTGGTCGATGATCTCCAGGATCTCGGCTTCCTCGATGCCATCCACGGTCTGGCTCTTCTCGTTGTGATCCACCAGGATGACCTTCTTGTTGCGGTAGGAGATCAGGTGGTAGCGGGAGATGAAGCCCTGGATGACATTGTTGTCATCCACCACCGGGTAGCTCCGGTAGCGGGTCTTCAACATCCGGTCCTTGATGTCGTCCACATAATCGTCGACATGGAAGGCGACCAGCTCACCGGTGGTCATGACGTGGCTGATGGGAATGCTCTGGTTGATGAGCCTGGCGGTGGTGAAGGTGTCGGCCTGGGTCGTCATCATGACGCAGCCCTTGGCCTCGGCGGCTTCCAGCACCTCAGAGGAGGGTTGGGAACCGCAGGTCAGGATCAGGCAGTTGGCCCCACCCTCGATGGCCTTCAGCTGGTTGTCATGGCGATTCCCGGCGATGACGATATCACCCGGCTCCATGAATGGTTCCATCTCGT
The sequence above is drawn from the uncultured Holophaga sp. genome and encodes:
- a CDS encoding 3-keto-5-aminohexanoate cleavage protein produces the protein MSDLSNKVILTVAHTGAWPKKTDTPYVPLTPKEIAADVLACEKAGASVSHIHVRDDNSNACMDFDKFKEAVDLIRAAGSNMVLNLTTSGGLGLTDEIRQKPFVELRPEMASYDCGTMNWQHSGIFENSPRFLESTAVKMRECNVKAEIEIFDISWIYNATYLLKKGFLQGPQHFQFVMGAANGIPATVENLCLLVRNLPQGQGHTWSAFGIGQMHLPIIAASIALGGHVRIGMEDNIFLSKGVLAESNVQFVERTKKIIEALGKEVATPDEARQILGIKK
- the mtgA gene encoding monofunctional biosynthetic peptidoglycan transglycosylase, which produces MRAKKKAAKSSRKPLWKRALKVCGYAVAAWFVGTVLIVLLLRWVPIPVSALMVEREVGSWFSGRPHEIHHHWVSLDEIQPSMGVAVVAAEDQNFAEHFGFDWKAIEKAMAHNERSKKKRGASTVSQQTAKNIFLWESRSWVRKGFEVYFTLLIETLWSKRRILEVYLNSVEFGDSVYGVEAASRQFFHKPASRLRPSEAALLAAVLPNPHRFRVEAPSGYVRSRQSWILHQMGNLGGAEYIREL
- the ruvC gene encoding crossover junction endodeoxyribonuclease RuvC, giving the protein MIQGSNARPALCMGVDPGSLACGWAVVSRLGSRLELVEAGVIRSPRGADFDQRILGIHRRLTEAIELHRPQFMAVESPFVEKNAATALKLGQIRGGILLTAGLHGLPVGDYNPMQVKKAVSGYGWADKTQVGKMVQVLLSLKEPLPTDAADAAAVAIGHLLATRG
- a CDS encoding WYL domain-containing protein; the protein is MAPRRSTKKTTTPDPELEVKAEAAVQPEPEPTPTPKARKTPARPRKSKVAEAVEPIEAAAVPAVPQAVEAGSLGEAAGLLPPMAAALLEAIQGGRAVELLFADAEANPPRTFEPRQLSYEALSQGWYVWGWDRRYNAERHHRLDLLVEVNPVEGLGRSAQGPYPEGVAANQIGGWLGGEPIQVKAVLLKQWIFAVRQAPMPFPAFTLQEQEEGKALVSFTATDLRAVARWCMQFGDGLQVLEPQRLVDRIKQVGVQWAGKPVAPVPAAKPAPAPRPERAPEAPRRAEAPRREEAPRREEAPRREESSRRDAAEAPAPKAKSGRTEIRVERL
- a CDS encoding putative manganese-dependent inorganic diphosphatase, whose product is MDPVVFVTGHKNPDTDSICAAIAYAELKRKQGVQAVPCRLGDISRETAFVLDHFGVPAPELLQTVKTQVSDLDMDPANAVSLGISVKSAWRVMRQQNVKTLPVVDDGQKLLGLLTVSDITTKYMDAIDNNPIAASCTPLANVVETLSAQLIRGNGKEFDPTGKIVIAATHADEMEPFMEPGDIVIAGNRHDNQLKAIEGGANCLILTCGSQPSSEVLEAAEAKGCVMMTTQADTFTTARLINQSIPISHVMTTGELVAFHVDDYVDDIKDRMLKTRYRSYPVVDDNNVIQGFISRYHLISYRNKKVILVDHNEKSQTVDGIEEAEILEIIDHHRLGDIQTNKPIYFKNEPVGSTSTIVANLYFEAGIRPTRSIAGILCAAILSDTLQFKSPTATYTDRLTAERLADIAGIDIPDFATAMFRAGSTLIGRTPQEILAQDIKEFRFPKHRVAIAQVYTMGDSGLDAVRSALVEYMDQYCAKAGYHLLLLLVTDILSQGSELLFTGEAGDLVAKAFQVETEDGRAHLPGVVSRKKQVVPVLAAAMEAE